Proteins from one Coturnix japonica isolate 7356 chromosome 5, Coturnix japonica 2.1, whole genome shotgun sequence genomic window:
- the RRAS2 gene encoding ras-related protein R-Ras2 isoform X2 has translation MELTAACGSSYFVTDYDPTIEDSYTKQCVIDERAARLDILDTAGQEEFGAMREQYMRTGEGFLLVFSVTDRGSFEEIYKFQRQILRVKDRDEFPMILVGNKADLDHQRQVTQEEGQQLARQLKVTYMEASAKIRLNVDQAFHELVRVIRKFQEQECPPSPEPTRKEKDKKGCHCVIF, from the exons ATGGAGCTGACTGCAGCATGCGGCAGT TCCTATTTTGTTACGGATTATGACCCTACGATCGAAGACTCCTACACCAAACAATGTGTGATAGATGAAAGAGCTGCACGCTTGGACA ttctggatACAGCGGGGCAAGAAGAATTTGGAGCCATGCGTGAACAGTACATGAGGACGGGGGAGGGTTTTCTGCTCGTTTTCTCAGTCACTGATAGAGGAAG ctttGAAGAAATCTATAAGTTCCAGCGACAAATTCTTAGAGTGAAAGATCGTGATGAGTTTCCTATGATTCTAGTTGGTAATAAAGCAGATCTGGACCACCAAAGACAG GTGACGCAAGAGGAAGGTCAACAGTTAGCAAGACAACTTAAAGTAACATACATGGAAGCCTCAGCAAAGATCAGATTGAATGTAGACCAAGCTTTTCATGAACTTGTCAGAGTTATAAG GAAATTTCAAGAACAAGAGTGCCCTCCTTCACCAGAGCCAACACggaaagagaaagacaaaaaaggcTGCCATTGTGTAATTTTCTGA